One stretch of Muribaculum intestinale DNA includes these proteins:
- a CDS encoding DUF4091 domain-containing protein, with protein MKTGKSILIATAMLANAASMCAQLTWASKDIHYASDYALPNQLTTDTLIHAWRGERVGAVALIHIPQGQTAVCSAKISGQLPASASFVDYVLTDDFRNCGIHPDTLPAWRVPDIIDTQAGSVHLSGETRPVWVTVEVPRDAKPGKYKETLSVDGQQISLNISVSEMTLPKPSQQAFHLNLWQQPYSVARYGKVEPWSKEHFNLLKPYAQYLARAGQSTVSAILFYEPWGEQSNDLFLPMIETTKKADGSWSYDYRIFDRWVQFMADNGIDGMIECFTMIPWEMNFRYYDESAGEYRFLKTTTDTPEYRDLWLNFLKAFASHLKEKGWFERTMISMDERSLSDMLNAYAIIQEAEPRFKISLAGNYHPELIDKLYSYTILLTEAYPPGTVERRREKGLVTNLYTCCSRPEPNLFSNNASADAVWIPVYCTSTGHDGYLHWSFMNWTDNPLDDSRFKLFAPGDTYFIYPEGRSSVRYERLVEGIQLSEKARLLREKFIANGDAASLDRLEKALNPIKMGIVDTRSTTAATVNYLKATIDQLSSL; from the coding sequence ATGAAAACAGGCAAATCAATACTTATCGCAACCGCAATGCTTGCAAACGCGGCATCAATGTGCGCACAACTCACATGGGCTTCAAAAGATATCCACTATGCGTCCGACTATGCCCTGCCCAATCAACTTACAACCGACACCCTCATTCACGCATGGCGCGGCGAACGCGTAGGCGCTGTCGCATTAATCCACATACCACAGGGACAGACCGCAGTGTGCTCAGCCAAGATATCAGGCCAGCTGCCTGCAAGCGCTTCATTTGTCGACTATGTGCTCACCGACGATTTCCGCAACTGCGGAATACACCCCGACACTCTCCCCGCTTGGCGCGTGCCCGACATAATCGACACCCAAGCCGGCAGTGTGCACCTTTCCGGCGAAACCCGCCCTGTATGGGTGACAGTCGAAGTGCCCCGCGACGCAAAGCCCGGCAAATATAAAGAGACACTTTCGGTTGACGGACAGCAGATATCACTCAATATCTCCGTATCGGAAATGACCCTGCCCAAGCCCTCACAACAAGCATTTCATCTCAATCTATGGCAACAGCCCTACTCCGTCGCCCGCTATGGCAAGGTAGAGCCCTGGAGCAAGGAACACTTCAATCTCCTTAAACCCTACGCCCAATACCTCGCCCGGGCCGGTCAGAGCACCGTCTCGGCCATACTGTTCTACGAGCCTTGGGGAGAGCAGAGCAACGACCTTTTCCTCCCTATGATAGAGACCACCAAAAAGGCCGACGGCTCTTGGAGCTACGACTACAGAATATTCGACAGATGGGTGCAGTTCATGGCCGACAACGGCATCGACGGCATGATTGAATGCTTCACCATGATTCCATGGGAAATGAATTTCCGCTACTACGATGAAAGCGCCGGCGAATACAGATTCCTAAAGACCACTACCGACACTCCTGAATACCGCGACCTATGGCTTAACTTCCTGAAAGCATTCGCCTCCCACCTCAAAGAAAAAGGATGGTTCGAACGCACAATGATAAGCATGGACGAGCGCAGCCTGTCCGACATGCTCAACGCCTACGCCATAATACAGGAAGCGGAACCCCGATTTAAGATATCGCTCGCCGGCAACTACCATCCCGAGCTTATCGACAAACTTTACAGCTATACCATCCTGCTTACCGAAGCATATCCCCCCGGCACTGTAGAGCGACGCCGCGAAAAAGGATTAGTAACAAATCTCTATACCTGTTGCTCGCGCCCCGAGCCCAACCTCTTCTCCAACAATGCATCGGCCGATGCCGTGTGGATTCCGGTCTACTGCACCTCGACCGGCCACGACGGATATCTCCACTGGAGCTTCATGAACTGGACCGACAATCCTCTTGACGACTCCCGCTTCAAACTATTTGCCCCAGGCGACACATACTTCATATACCCCGAAGGACGTTCGTCAGTGCGCTACGAACGTCTCGTAGAGGGCATACAGCTTAGTGAAAAAGCACGCCTGCTGCGAGAAAAATTCATCGCCAACGGCGATGCAGCCTCTCTTGACCGACTGGAAAAAGCCCTGAATCCAATAAAAATGGGCATCGTCGACACTCGCTCCACCACTGCAGCCACAGTCAATTATCTAAAAGCCACAATCGACCAGCTCTCTTCCCTATAG
- a CDS encoding calcineurin-like phosphoesterase C-terminal domain-containing protein, giving the protein MKTIEKYLIGAILTVFLPLTAASCSSSDDNPPISDSGIHFSVPAKIDIMQGGDYTFNVPSGSVPLTTDFLMLEASNGVLHISPIVSATENSFTVRFNPSVTDGSYRAYIKRDDRRIPLGQLSVAIVESIIEPAEGATIYGLVSTDEGGVKGVVVSDGIEVTTTDENGVYNLKSNKHYGYVFISVPSGYEVEADGVLPRMYRLTTADNTKAERADFRLTQVDGQDTYKVFFLGDMHLANRTDDAAQFRQFTADFNNYRNSCSGQKMYAITLGDMTWDLYWYDNKYEIADYIKTINEQVKDIQIFHTMGNHDYDYKAFNDFDAALQYRTHLAPGYYSFNIGKVHYIVLDDIDCDGYDGTTARLYTKNLSDDQLTWLAKDLAYVNKSTPVIITAHAPFFRPTETGSYKYDHDAASTDRLLSLLDGYKVHFVTGHTHMNYNVPAGHQVSGGRDIMEHNVAAICASWWWSGHLTPGLHLSTDGTPGGYAIWDINGTDIKWIYKGTNLNEDVQFRSYDLNQVRFSLNDVPDMSGTTTATNAFNKYIQAYPANSNNEVLINVWNWNPSWTITVTTESGQTLTCTPVGAYDPLHIAALTVKRFNKANLKSAPSFITELFVHFFKVKAPDATSTLNITVKDEFGHTWTEEMKRPKAFSTDAYMQ; this is encoded by the coding sequence ATGAAAACAATTGAAAAATATCTGATAGGAGCAATCCTGACAGTATTTCTGCCTCTGACAGCGGCAAGTTGCTCTTCATCCGACGACAATCCGCCGATTAGCGATTCCGGCATACACTTTTCTGTACCTGCCAAAATCGACATAATGCAGGGCGGCGACTATACATTCAATGTACCATCGGGCTCTGTGCCTCTGACTACCGATTTTCTCATGCTCGAGGCCTCAAACGGTGTGCTGCACATCTCGCCGATTGTAAGCGCTACAGAAAACAGCTTTACAGTACGCTTCAATCCAAGCGTTACCGATGGCTCATACCGGGCATACATAAAACGAGACGACCGCCGCATACCTCTCGGACAACTTTCCGTTGCCATTGTAGAAAGCATTATCGAGCCGGCCGAAGGCGCCACAATCTACGGCCTTGTCTCCACCGACGAAGGAGGTGTAAAGGGTGTCGTGGTATCTGATGGCATCGAAGTCACCACTACCGACGAAAACGGTGTATACAACCTCAAGTCCAACAAACATTACGGCTATGTATTCATATCCGTACCATCGGGATATGAAGTGGAGGCTGACGGAGTATTGCCACGAATGTACCGTCTTACTACAGCCGACAATACCAAAGCCGAACGCGCCGACTTCCGCCTCACACAGGTAGACGGACAGGATACCTACAAGGTATTCTTCCTCGGCGACATGCACCTGGCCAACCGCACCGACGACGCCGCACAGTTCCGGCAGTTCACCGCCGACTTCAACAACTACCGCAACTCATGCAGCGGACAGAAGATGTATGCCATCACACTCGGCGACATGACATGGGACCTCTACTGGTACGACAACAAATATGAAATCGCCGACTATATCAAGACCATCAACGAGCAGGTAAAGGATATACAGATATTCCACACCATGGGCAACCACGACTACGACTACAAGGCCTTCAACGACTTTGACGCAGCACTGCAGTACCGTACACACCTCGCCCCCGGCTACTACTCGTTCAATATCGGAAAGGTCCACTACATCGTGCTCGACGACATTGACTGCGACGGCTACGACGGCACAACGGCCCGACTATATACAAAAAATCTGTCCGACGACCAGCTCACATGGCTCGCAAAGGATCTCGCCTATGTCAATAAATCAACACCGGTCATTATTACCGCACACGCTCCGTTCTTCCGTCCTACCGAGACCGGAAGCTACAAGTACGACCACGATGCAGCAAGTACCGACCGTCTGCTCTCGCTCCTCGACGGATATAAGGTACACTTTGTGACCGGACATACCCACATGAACTACAACGTGCCCGCAGGCCATCAGGTGTCAGGCGGACGCGACATCATGGAACACAACGTCGCAGCCATATGCGCCTCATGGTGGTGGTCGGGACATCTGACCCCCGGACTCCATCTGTCTACCGACGGCACACCCGGCGGATATGCCATCTGGGATATCAACGGCACTGACATCAAATGGATTTACAAAGGCACTAATCTCAATGAAGATGTACAGTTCCGCTCATACGACCTCAATCAGGTAAGATTCAGCCTCAACGACGTACCCGACATGTCAGGTACAACAACAGCGACCAACGCTTTCAATAAGTACATCCAGGCATATCCGGCCAACTCCAACAACGAAGTTCTGATTAACGTATGGAACTGGAATCCATCGTGGACAATCACCGTAACTACCGAAAGCGGACAAACCCTTACATGCACTCCTGTAGGCGCGTACGACCCGCTCCACATTGCAGCACTCACAGTGAAACGCTTCAACAAAGCCAACCTGAAGAGCGCGCCGAGCTTTATTACCGAACTGTTCGTCCACTTCTTCAAGGTAAAGGCTCCCGATGCCACATCGACACTCAACATTACCGTGAAGGATGAGTTCGGCCACACATGGACAGAGGAAATGAAGCGTCCGAAAGCATTCTCTACCGATGCATACATGCAATGA